From Xenopus tropicalis strain Nigerian chromosome 3, UCB_Xtro_10.0, whole genome shotgun sequence, the proteins below share one genomic window:
- the ing3 gene encoding inhibitor of growth protein 3 isoform X1, producing the protein MLYLEDYLEMIEQLPMDLRDRFTEMREMDLQVQNAMDQLEQRVGEFFMNAKKNKPEWREEQMASIKKDYFKALEDADEKVQLANQIYDLVDRHLRKLDQELAKFKMELEADNAGITEILERRSLELDTPSQPVNNHHVHSHSLGEKRKHNPSSHHSTTDHVSEKKFKSEALLSTLTSDASKENTAGCRNNLSSSSTNNVYNVNASQPLTSYNISSLSTGAGAGAITMAAAQAVQATAQMKEGRRTSSLKASYEAFKNNDFQLGISLSRDSATYSSSALASTLTQTLTSSATTDSRSGRKSKSNNKSASQQSSSSSSSSSLSSCSSSSALAHELSHQQTAAIPESDTNSQVDWTYDPNEPRYCICNQVSYGEMVGCDNQDCPIEWFHYGCVGLSEAPKGKWYCPQCTAAMKRRGSRHK; encoded by the exons ATGTTGTACCTGGAGGATTATCTGGAGA TGATCGAGCAGCTTCCCATGGATCTGCGCGACAGGTTCACGGAAATGCGCGAGATGGACTTGCAGGTGCAGA ATGCCATGGACCAATTAGAACAAAGGGTTGGGGAGTTTTTCATGAATGCTAAGAAAAATAAACCGGAATGGAGGGAAGAACAAATGGCTTCTATCAAAAAG GATTACTTCAAAGCTTTGGAAGATGCAGATGAGAAAGTTCAACTTGCAAATCAAATTTATGACTTG GTGGATCGACATTTAAGGAAATTAGACCAAGAACTTGCTAAGTTCAAAATGGAATTAGAGGCCGACAATGCTGGAATTACTGAAATATTGGAAAGAA GATCATTGGAATTAGACACTCCATCACAGCCTGTGAATAATCACCATGTTCATTCTCATTCTTTAGGAGAGA agcggAAGCACAATCCATCATCTCATCATTCAACAACGGACCATGTATCGGAGAAAAAGTTTAAATCTGAAGCATTGCTGTCAACTCTAACTTCAGATGCTTCCAAAGAGAACACAGCAG GTTGTAGAAATAATCTGTCTTCATCTTCTACCAACAATGTCTACAATGTTAATGCTTCCCAGCCATTGACCTCATATAATATAAGTTCCCTTTCAACTGGGGCTGGAGCAGGTGCAATTACCATGGCAGCAGCTCAAGCAGTTCAGGCAACTGCACAG atgaaagaaggaagaagaaccTCCAGCCTTAAAGCCAGTTATGAAGCCTTTAAAAACAATGACTTTCAGCTTGGAATCTCTTTGTCTAGAGATTCTGCTACTTATTCATCCTCAGCACTAGCATCAACGTTAACCCAGACATTAACATCATCTGCAACAACAGATTCAAGAAGTGGTAGAAAAAGCAA GAGCAACAACAAATCTGCAAGCCAGCAGTCGTCGTCGTCTTCATCTTCCTCTTCTCTCTCATCATGTTCTTCATCATCTGCTTTAGCACATGAACTGTCTCATCAACAGACTGCTGCTATTCCAGAGTCTGATACTAACAGCCAGGTTGACTGGACTTATGATCCTAATGAGCCTCGTTATTGTATCTGCAATCAG GTATCCTATGGTGAAATGGTAGGCTGTGACAACCAAGAT TGTCCAATTGAATGGTTTCATTATGGATGTGTTGGGTTATCAGAAGCTCCAAAAGGCAAATGGTACTGCCCCCAGTGCACAGCTGCAATGAAGAGAAGAGGCAGTAGACATAAATAA
- the ing3 gene encoding inhibitor of growth protein 3 isoform X2, translated as MDQLEQRVGEFFMNAKKNKPEWREEQMASIKKDYFKALEDADEKVQLANQIYDLVDRHLRKLDQELAKFKMELEADNAGITEILERRSLELDTPSQPVNNHHVHSHSLGEKRKHNPSSHHSTTDHVSEKKFKSEALLSTLTSDASKENTAGCRNNLSSSSTNNVYNVNASQPLTSYNISSLSTGAGAGAITMAAAQAVQATAQMKEGRRTSSLKASYEAFKNNDFQLGISLSRDSATYSSSALASTLTQTLTSSATTDSRSGRKSKSNNKSASQQSSSSSSSSSLSSCSSSSALAHELSHQQTAAIPESDTNSQVDWTYDPNEPRYCICNQVSYGEMVGCDNQDCPIEWFHYGCVGLSEAPKGKWYCPQCTAAMKRRGSRHK; from the exons ATGGACCAATTAGAACAAAGGGTTGGGGAGTTTTTCATGAATGCTAAGAAAAATAAACCGGAATGGAGGGAAGAACAAATGGCTTCTATCAAAAAG GATTACTTCAAAGCTTTGGAAGATGCAGATGAGAAAGTTCAACTTGCAAATCAAATTTATGACTTG GTGGATCGACATTTAAGGAAATTAGACCAAGAACTTGCTAAGTTCAAAATGGAATTAGAGGCCGACAATGCTGGAATTACTGAAATATTGGAAAGAA GATCATTGGAATTAGACACTCCATCACAGCCTGTGAATAATCACCATGTTCATTCTCATTCTTTAGGAGAGA agcggAAGCACAATCCATCATCTCATCATTCAACAACGGACCATGTATCGGAGAAAAAGTTTAAATCTGAAGCATTGCTGTCAACTCTAACTTCAGATGCTTCCAAAGAGAACACAGCAG GTTGTAGAAATAATCTGTCTTCATCTTCTACCAACAATGTCTACAATGTTAATGCTTCCCAGCCATTGACCTCATATAATATAAGTTCCCTTTCAACTGGGGCTGGAGCAGGTGCAATTACCATGGCAGCAGCTCAAGCAGTTCAGGCAACTGCACAG atgaaagaaggaagaagaaccTCCAGCCTTAAAGCCAGTTATGAAGCCTTTAAAAACAATGACTTTCAGCTTGGAATCTCTTTGTCTAGAGATTCTGCTACTTATTCATCCTCAGCACTAGCATCAACGTTAACCCAGACATTAACATCATCTGCAACAACAGATTCAAGAAGTGGTAGAAAAAGCAA GAGCAACAACAAATCTGCAAGCCAGCAGTCGTCGTCGTCTTCATCTTCCTCTTCTCTCTCATCATGTTCTTCATCATCTGCTTTAGCACATGAACTGTCTCATCAACAGACTGCTGCTATTCCAGAGTCTGATACTAACAGCCAGGTTGACTGGACTTATGATCCTAATGAGCCTCGTTATTGTATCTGCAATCAG GTATCCTATGGTGAAATGGTAGGCTGTGACAACCAAGAT TGTCCAATTGAATGGTTTCATTATGGATGTGTTGGGTTATCAGAAGCTCCAAAAGGCAAATGGTACTGCCCCCAGTGCACAGCTGCAATGAAGAGAAGAGGCAGTAGACATAAATAA